The Polaribacter sp. KT25b genome contains the following window.
AAAACAAGTTCGTTTTAAGAAACAAATAGATGACACAGATAGAGAAACTGTTTCTATATCTGTATCTGGTCAAGAGCAATTTACTGCTGGAGATTTACAGAAGTTTATTTCTGGTTTTCAAGTGTTGAATCCAGATTTAGTAATCTGTAATATGGATAAATCTGTAAAATTAAATGCAGAAATTACGATAGAAAAAGGTAGAGGATTTGTACCAGCAGAAGAGAATAAAAAGGCTTCTGCACCAATTGGAACAATTTTTACAGATTCTATTTACACACCAATTAAGAATGTAAAATATGCAATCGAAAATTATCGTGTAGAGCAAAAAACGGATTATGAAAAATTAGTTTTCGATATAGATACTGATGGATCAATCAATCCTAAAGAAGCATTAACTGAAGCTGCAAAAATTTTAATTCACCACTTTATGTTATTCTCTGATGAGCGTATCACTTTAGAGGCTGATGAAATTGCACAAACAGAAACGTATGATGAAGAATCATTACACATGCGTCAGTTATTAAAAACTAGATTAATCGACATGGATTTATCTGTAAGAGCTTTAAATTGTTTAAAAGCTGCAGAAGTAGATACATTAGGAGACTTAGTTTCTTTTAACAAAAGTGATTTAATGAAGTTCCGTAATTTTGGTAAAAAATCATTAACAGAACTAGAAGAACTAGTTATTGTTAAAGGTTTAAACTTTGGAATGGATTTAACAAAATATAAATTAGATAGAGATTAATCTTTCATATTTTGCTCCTCAAACTGAGTAGATGCAAGATGAAAGTATAAAACAAACGTCATGAGACACGGAAAAAAATTCAATCATTTAGGTAGAAAAACAGCGCACAGAAAAGCAATGTTAGCAAATATGACTTGTTCTTTAATAGAGCACAAGCGTATTAATACTACTGTAGCTAAAGCTAAAGCTTTACGTTTATTTGCAGAACCTCTTATTACAAAATCTAAGTCGGATACTACGCATAACAGACGTATAGTTTTCTCTTATTTACGTGATAAATTTGCAGTAACAGAATTATTTAAAGAAATTTCTGTAAAAGTTGCAGATAGACCTGGTGGGTATTTACGTATCATCAAATTAGGAAATCGTCAAGGAGATAATGCCCCTATGGCAATGATTGAATTTGTAGATTACAATGAAATTTACAACCCTAAAGGTACAAAAGCTAAGAAAACTACTCGTAGAGGAAGAAGCAAAAAAGCAGATAATGCTCAAGTAGAAGGATCAGCATCAACAGAAGAAAAATCTGAAGAATAAAAAATGAAAATTTTTTGAATCATATAAAAGGGATAGGCGTTTACGTTTATCCCTTTTTTTATATTTTTACATCATCAAAATAACACTAATCAATGAAATATCAAACACGTAAAAAGGCTTTAGTTTTATTAGCAGACGGTACAATTTTTTATGGAAAATCTGTTGGAATTGAAGGCACATCTACAGGAGAAATCTGTTTTAATACTGGGATGACTGGTTATCAAGAAATCTTTACAGATCCATCTTATTTTGGTCAATTAATGGTAGCAACAAATGCCCATATTGGAAATTATGGTGTAAATATTAATGAAGTAGAATCCGATAGTATAAAAATTTCTGGATTAATTTGTAGAAATTTTAGTTTTATACATTCTAGAGTAGATTCTGAAGAAAACTTATTAGATTGGTTTACAAAACATAATTTAGTAGCAATTTCTGATGTTGATACAAGAGCCTTAGTTGCATATATTAGAGATAATGGTGCAATGAATGCTATTATTTCTACGGATGTTGATAATATTGATTCGCTAAAAAAACAACTTTCCGAAGTGCCAAGTATGGAAGGTTTAGAATTAGCCTCAAAGGTATCTACAAAAGAACCATATTATGTAGGTGATAAAAATTCTGATATTAAAATCTCTGCCTTAGATATTGGAATTAAAAAAAATATTTTAAGAAATTTAGCAAAAAGGGGAGTATATATAAAAGTTTTCCCTTTTAATTCTTCTTTTGAAGATTTATCAGCTTTTAATCCTGATGGTTATTTTATTTCAAATGGGCCAGGAGATCCACAACCATTAATTGAAGCACAACAAGTAGCAGAAGAAATTATTAATAGAGATTTACCTCTATTTGGTATTTGTTTAGGGCATCAAGTAATTGCTTTAGCAAATGGAATCTCTACATATAAAATGCACAATGGTCATAGAGGTATAAATCATCCTGTAAAGAATCTATTAACAGGAAAAGGAGAAATTACTTCTCAAAATCATGGTTTTGCAATAAATAGAGAAGAAGCAGAGGCTAATGAAAATATAGAGATTACGCATGTTCACTTAAATGACCACACGGTGGCAGGTATCAGAATGAAAAATAAAAATGTTTTTTCTGTTCAATATCACCCAGAGGCAAGTCCTGGACCTCATGATTCTGAGTATTTATTTGATCAATTTATAGCAAATATTGAAAAAACAAAAAAAATTTCATCGTAACTTTAATGTTACTCATCGATAGTAAGTTATTTTTTAACTTTTTTTGGTGTTTTAATAACTTTTTATTACTACTTTTGAGATGTGATGTAAAAATCACATTCTTTTTCATAGCAATTTTCCCACTCAATTTATTGAGTGGGTTTTTTTTTATAAGTTATTTTTTTGAGTAAACGTTTTCGTAATTAATTAAAGACAAATTATTTAAAACCTCCTATATTTTGTAACTTAGCATCAGAAATAAAACGTATAAATTAATAAAATAAATATCAATATAATGAGTATAATTATTAGCGTTCATGCACGTCAAATTTTCGATTCTAGAGGGAATCCTACAGTAGAAGTAGATGTAACTACAGATAATGGATCACTAGGTAGAGCAGCAGTTCCATCTGGAGCATCAACAGGAGAACATGAGGCTGTTGAATTACGTGACGGTGGAAAAGACTACATGGGTAAAGGGGTTTTAAAAGCTGTAAAAAATGTAAACGAAATTATTGCTGAAGAACTTTTAGGAGTTTCTGTTTTTGAACAAAATGCTATAGACAAATTAATGATAGATTTAGATGGTACGCCAAACAAATCTAAATTAGGAGCAAATGCTATTTTAGGTGTTTCATTAGCAGTTGCAAAAGCTGCTGCTATTGAATTAGGAATGCCTTTATATAGATATGTAGGTGGTGTTTCTGCAAATACTTTACCTTTACCAATGATGAATATCATTAATGGAGGTTCTCACTCAGATGCTCCAATTGCGTTTCAAGAATTTATGATTATGCCTGTACTGGCAGAAACTTTCTCTGAAGCTTTAAAAATGGGATCTGAAATTTTCCATAATTTAAAGAAAGTTTTACACGATAGAGGTTTATCTACAGCTGTTGGTGATGAAGGTGGTTTTGCGCCAACTTTAGATGGAACAGAAGATGCTATTGAAACAATTGCATTAGCAGTTAAAAATGCTGGTTATGTTTTTGGAGAGCAAGTAAAAATTGCTTTAGACTGTGCTTCTGCTGAGTTTTATGTTGATGGAAAATACGACTATACGAAATTTGAAGGAGATAAAGGTGTAATTCGTACAAGTAAAGAACAAGCTGATTATTTAGCTGAATTGTCTGCTAAATATCCTATTATTTCTATTGAAGATGGAATGGATGAAAATGACTGGGAAGGAACAAAATATCTTACTGAATTAATTGGTGATAAAGTTCAATTAGTTGGTGATGATTTATTTGTTACAAATGTAGAGCGTTTATCTAGAGGTATAGAAAACGGTATTGCAAATTCAATTTTAATTAAAGTAAACCAAATTGGTAGTTTAACAGAAACTATTGCAGCTGTAAATATGGCTAAAAATGCAGGTTATACAACAGTAATGTCTCACAGATCTGGTGAAACTGAAGATAACACAATTGCAGATTTAGCAGTAGCTTTAAACTGTGGTCAAATTAAAACAGGTTCTGCTTCTCGTTCTGATAGAATGGCTAAATACAACCAATTATTACGTATTGAAGAAGAATTAGGTACAACTGCATATTTTCCAAAAGAAAATGCGTTTAATTTATAAAGAATAATTTTAAAAATAATTAAACCTCATAAGTTATTATGAGGTTTTTTTTTGTGTATTTCGCAAATAAGTTAAACTTATTTTAAAATATCTAAATTCTATTGGTGTGGCCTTTTAAAATGCTGTAAAATTAAGTATCTTCGTCAAACTTAACAAAACTAAAAATCATCGTTAAATGTCAGATATAGCTAAATTACAGATTGGAGATAATTCGTATGAATTTCCTTTAGTAAAAGGAACAGAGAATGAAGTTGCCATCGATATAAAAAAATTAAGAGTAGTAACGAATGGTATAATAACCATCGATCCTGGTTTTAAAAATACAGGTTCTTGTGAAAGTGCTATAACATTTTTAGATGGTGAAAAAGGTATTTTAAGGTATAGAGGTTATCCTATTGAAGAGTTAGCTGAAAAAGCAGATTTCTTAGAAGTATCTTATGCATTGATATTTGGTAATTTACCAACAAAACAGGAATTAGATAAATTTCATGCAGATATTAAAGAGCATTCTTTGGTTGATGATGATGTAAGAAAAATTTTAGAAGCATTTCCAAAAGCAGCTCATCCAATGGGTGTTTTGGCTTCATTAACAAGTGCACTTACTGCTTTTAATCCTTCTTCTGTAAATACAGCCTCTAAAGAAGATATGTATCATGCTATTGTTAGAATCTTAGCTAAATTTCCTGTACTAGTTGGTTGGACAATGCGTAAGAGTAAAGGATTGCATTTAAATTATGGAAAAAAATCTTTAGGCTATGTAGAGAACATTTTGTATTTAATGTTTAAACAGCCAAATGAAGAATATGTAATGAATCCTATCATTAAAGATGCTTTAGATAAATTATTAATTTTACATGGAGATCACGAACAAAATTGTTCTACATCAACAGTTAGAATTGCTGGTTCTTCTCATGTAGGTTTATTTGCTTCTTTATCAACAGGGATTTCTGCTCTTTGGGGACCACTACATGGAGGCGCTAATCAGGCAGTATTAGAAATGTTAGAAGCTATACAAGCAGATGGAGGAGATACTAAAAAATACATGGCGAAAGCTAAAGATAAAAACGATCCTTTTAGATTGATGGGCTTTGGACATAGAGTTTACAAAAATTTTGATCCAAGAGCAAAAATTATCAAAAAAGCCGCAGATGAAGTTTTAAATGATTTAGGTGTTGATGATCCTATTTTAAAGATTGCTAAAGGATTAGAACAAGAAGCTTTAAACGAACCTTATTTTGTTGAAAGAAAATTATATCCAAATGTAGATTTCTATTCAGGAATTATTTATAGAGCAATGGGTATTCCTACAGATATGTTTACAGTAATGTTCGCTTTAGGACGTTTGCCTGGTTGGATTGCGCAATGGAGAGAAATGAGATTAAACAAAGAACCAATAGGAAGACCTCGTCAAATTTATATTGGTGAAACAGAAAGACATTTTGTCGAATTAGATAAAAGATAAAAAAATGTATTATTTTTACTAAAAATTTAAAAGCTTCATATTATATGAAGCTTTTTTTATCAATTTAAAAATATGTTGCAACTTAATATACAAAATGAAACGTCTAAATTAAGATCTGTTATTTTAGGAACAGCAAAAAGTAATGGGCCAGTTCCAAGAGTTGAAGATTGTTATGACCCTAAAAGTATACAGCATGTCTTAGCTGGTACTTATCCAAAAGAAGAAGACATGATTTTAGAAATGGAAGCTGTTGCTAAAGTTTTTGAAAAATACAATGTTCAGGTTTTTAGACCAACGATTATTCAAAATTATAATCAAATTTTTTCAAGAGATATTGCTTTTGTTATTGAAGATAAATTGATAAAAGCAAATATTTTACCTGATAGAGAAGAGGAATATTTAGCTATAAAACATGTATTAGATCAGATTAAAGAAGAAAATATTATTCATTTGCCAGAAGAATGTCATGTAGAAGGTGGTGATGTGATGCCTTGGAATGATTATATTTTTGTTGGTACATATTCTGGAGAAGATTATGCAGATTATATTACTGCTCGTACAAATACAGATGCGGTAATCGCTTTACAAGAGTTATTTCCTGATAAAATTGTAAAATCGTTTGAGTTAAGAAAATCTAATACAGATCCTAAAGAAAATGCCTTACATTTAGATTGTTGTTTTCAGCCAATAGGAAAAAATAAAGCAATTTTACATAAAAACGGATTTTTAATAGAAAGAGAATATGAGTGGTTATTAAATTATTTTGGAAAAGAAAATGTGTTTGAAATTAGCAAAGAAGAAATGTATAGCATGAATAGTAACGTGTTTTCTATTTCTGAAAAAGTAGTTATTTCAGAACAAAATTTTACACGTTTAAATACTTGGTTAAGAAATAACGATTTTATTGTTGAAGAAGTTTCTTATACAGAAATTGCAAAACAAGAAGGATTATTAAGATGTTCTACATTACCTTTGATTAGAGATTAACCTATAAATTACCAGCTTAAATTTAAATTATTTTAAAATATTATTTTTTGAAAGAATTCTAACCCATGCAACAAACTACAAATTCAATCCTAATGATTCGTCCTATAAATTTTAGGATGAATGAACAAACTGCAGTAAATAATTACTATCAAAAATCGTTAAAAGATTTATTACCAGCTACAATAAATTCTAAAGCACAAAAAGAATTTGATACTTTTGTAGAAAAGTTAAGAAGCTTTGGTGTTGAGGTAATTGTTGTATCCGATAATAAAGAATTTGATACTCCAGATTCTATTTTTCCTAATAATTGGGTTTCTTTTCATGATGATGCAACTGCTGCAATTTATCCTATGTTTGCAGAGAATAGACGTTTAGAAAGAAGAGAAGATGTGTTTTTAGAGTTAGAAAAAAAAGGTTTTTTAATTGAAAATATTGTAGATTATACTGCTGCAGAAGAAGAACAAGTGTTTTTAGAAGGCACAGGGAGTATGAGTTTAGATCGTGAAAATAAAAAAGCATATTGTGCATTATCTCCTAGAGCAGATGAAGATTTATTTATAGAGTTTTGTGAAGATTTTGAATATACGCCTGTTATTTTTACTTCATATCAAACAGTAGAAAATAGAAGAGAAGCAATTTATCATACCAATGTAATGATGTGCATTACAGAAACTTTTGCAGTAATTTGTTTATCTTCTATTGATGATAAAAGTGAACGTAAAAACGTGTTAAAAAATTTAAAAGAAGACAAAAAGCTTGTTATTGATATTACTGAAGAACAAGTAGCCAATTTTGCGGGAAATATGTTGCAAGTAAAAGGTGCAAATGACGAACTTTTTTTAGTAATGAGTCAAGCAGCACATGATTGTTTAACACAGAGTCAAAAATCACAAATTAACAGATATTGTAAAATAATATCTAGTTCTTTAGCTACAATAGAAGCTTGTGGTGGTGGAAGTGCACGTTGTATGATGGCAGAAGTTTTTTTGCCTAGAAATTAATTAGATATATAGAAATGCATTTATTATTCCTTGCCGTAGCTCCCGTTATGGTAATTATTTTATACATTTATTTTAAAGATAAATTTGAAAAAGAACCCATTCATTTTTTATTTAAAAACTTTCTTTTGGGTGCTTTTGTAAGCGTATTAATTACTTTTGTTTTAAGTATTATTACTGGTTTTCTTTTTGATTTAACGAATGATAATAGTATTTTAAATCAATTTATAAAAGCATTTATTGTTGTTGCTTTGGTAGAAGAGTTTTCTAAATATATCATAGTAAGATATTATGCACAACCCAATAAAGAATTTAATGAACCTTTTGATGGTATAGTTTACGCTGTTATGGTTTCTATGGGTTTTGCTGCACTAGAAAACGTTTTATTTGTGTATAAACATGGAATTGAAACAGGAATTACAAGAGCTTTTACGGCGGTTCCGGCACACGCTACTTTTGCTATTTTATTGGGTTATTATATGGGGAAAGCTAAGTTTTCTAAAAATAAAAGAAAGTTAAATTTAATTGGATTATTAGTTGCAATAATTTTTCATGGTGCCTATGATTTCTTTTTGTTTATTAACTTTATTCCAGGAACAGTAATTGGTGCTTTATCTTCATTATTAGTAGGCATCGTTTTATCAAGAAAAGCAATTAAAATACATCAGAAAAACTCTAATTTTAATGTTTAATTATTTTTCTAATTACATTTTTTTTGTCATCAAACTTAATTTTTAATAGATAAATTCCTTTAGAAAAATTAGAAATGTTTATTTCTTTTTGATTAGCATTAAACTCTTTAATTTTTTTTCCTAAAGTATTATATATAGAAATAGTTTGTATTTCTTTTTCACTTCGGATAGTTATGTTTCCAGAAGTAGGATTTGGATAAATATTTAAATTTTCTAAAGTATTTTTCTCAATTGATAAAAGTAGAGATCTATAATCTCTAAATTCAAATAATTTCTGTTTTAGAGAGATAATGTCTTCATTTACAGCTTCTCTAGAAATATAAAATCTACCGTAATCAAAACTTGTAATTCCTTCAACTTGATTACCAACGCCAAGTTCATTTGTTAGTGTGTATTTGCTAAATCCAGATTTAAAAATATCATCTCCAGGGCTTCTGTTAGCACTAATATGAACTAAAAACGGAATTGCATTTGCGTTAATACCACAAAGCAAAAAGTTGCTGTTTTGTACTGTTGCACCAGTAATTAACCCTACTATATTTGCCGAACTAACTTTTACAGCTGTATGATTGCCAAGCGTAATTGGAAATTTATAAACATTGGTTTTTAAATCGCCTCTGTTTTTAGTGAATATCAGAAAATTATTCTCATAAACAACTAAGGCTTCAGCATCAAAATTATGAGTATCAGAACCATCAAAACTTGTTTGATCTTCATAAGAAAATGAAATTGTTTCAGCAGAAACAGTGTTACTTTTTTTTAAGTCAGATTTTAAAACTCTATAAATTTTTAGGTCTGTTCTTGTTCCTTTATTATTTCCAGAATCACTAATGTAAATATAAGTTTCATCATCAGCTAAATCTTCCCAATCAACATTAGTGGCATTTGTTATGGTAATTCGTCTGTTAAGAACACCTGTTAAACTATCTAATTCATATAAATATGCATTATCTCCACTATCATTATGTGTAATAATTTTTCCATTCAAAAAAAGTAAGCCAGAAGTTTCTTTTGCAACTGCCGGAATTTCAAACTTTTCTTTAAATTCGGTAATTTGACTTTGAATTAAAAAGGAATTTAGAAAAATTAATAAAAATAAATATGGAGTTTTAATTTTCATAAATTAGTTATTTAAGAGCTTCATCAATAATTTTTCCTGTGGATGAATTTGGAGCTTCTATTTGTAATAAATTTGAAATTGTAGGAGCAATATCAATAATTTCATAACTCTTTTTAGAAACTCCTTTTTTAATTCCGTTTCCATAAAAAATAACAGGAATATGTGTGTCATAAGAATACCCAGAACCATGAGAAGTACCAGTTCTACCACCAGTTAAAGTTGCAGGATAAGGAATAAGTAGTACATCACCAGAAAACTTTTGATTGTATCCGTTTTGTAACGAGTTTAAAATACCACTTGTAAAATTGCTTGTTTGCATTGTTTTGGCAGATACAGCTTTATAAATTCCGTCGAAATTAATAACTTCTTCTACTAGTTTTTCTGCAACAACATTTTTATCTAAACCTAAAGATTCAATTTTATCTTTATCTAAAAATATTTGATAATTAGAAATGTTTTCTATCAACTCAATCGAATTAAAATATTTTTTAGTTATCTCTAATGCAGCCTTTTTAAATTTGCTAAAACTTAAATAGTGAGCGGGTATTTTTAGGG
Protein-coding sequences here:
- a CDS encoding DNA-directed RNA polymerase subunit alpha; this encodes MAILNFQKPDKVIMIESTDFSGRFEFRPLEPGFGLTIGNALRRVLLSSLEGFAITSLRVDGVEHEFSTVSGVVEDVTEIILNLKQVRFKKQIDDTDRETVSISVSGQEQFTAGDLQKFISGFQVLNPDLVICNMDKSVKLNAEITIEKGRGFVPAEENKKASAPIGTIFTDSIYTPIKNVKYAIENYRVEQKTDYEKLVFDIDTDGSINPKEALTEAAKILIHHFMLFSDERITLEADEIAQTETYDEESLHMRQLLKTRLIDMDLSVRALNCLKAAEVDTLGDLVSFNKSDLMKFRNFGKKSLTELEELVIVKGLNFGMDLTKYKLDRD
- the rplQ gene encoding 50S ribosomal protein L17, which codes for MRHGKKFNHLGRKTAHRKAMLANMTCSLIEHKRINTTVAKAKALRLFAEPLITKSKSDTTHNRRIVFSYLRDKFAVTELFKEISVKVADRPGGYLRIIKLGNRQGDNAPMAMIEFVDYNEIYNPKGTKAKKTTRRGRSKKADNAQVEGSASTEEKSEE
- the carA gene encoding glutamine-hydrolyzing carbamoyl-phosphate synthase small subunit, with product MKYQTRKKALVLLADGTIFYGKSVGIEGTSTGEICFNTGMTGYQEIFTDPSYFGQLMVATNAHIGNYGVNINEVESDSIKISGLICRNFSFIHSRVDSEENLLDWFTKHNLVAISDVDTRALVAYIRDNGAMNAIISTDVDNIDSLKKQLSEVPSMEGLELASKVSTKEPYYVGDKNSDIKISALDIGIKKNILRNLAKRGVYIKVFPFNSSFEDLSAFNPDGYFISNGPGDPQPLIEAQQVAEEIINRDLPLFGICLGHQVIALANGISTYKMHNGHRGINHPVKNLLTGKGEITSQNHGFAINREEAEANENIEITHVHLNDHTVAGIRMKNKNVFSVQYHPEASPGPHDSEYLFDQFIANIEKTKKISS
- the eno gene encoding phosphopyruvate hydratase, whose translation is MSIIISVHARQIFDSRGNPTVEVDVTTDNGSLGRAAVPSGASTGEHEAVELRDGGKDYMGKGVLKAVKNVNEIIAEELLGVSVFEQNAIDKLMIDLDGTPNKSKLGANAILGVSLAVAKAAAIELGMPLYRYVGGVSANTLPLPMMNIINGGSHSDAPIAFQEFMIMPVLAETFSEALKMGSEIFHNLKKVLHDRGLSTAVGDEGGFAPTLDGTEDAIETIALAVKNAGYVFGEQVKIALDCASAEFYVDGKYDYTKFEGDKGVIRTSKEQADYLAELSAKYPIISIEDGMDENDWEGTKYLTELIGDKVQLVGDDLFVTNVERLSRGIENGIANSILIKVNQIGSLTETIAAVNMAKNAGYTTVMSHRSGETEDNTIADLAVALNCGQIKTGSASRSDRMAKYNQLLRIEEELGTTAYFPKENAFNL
- a CDS encoding citrate synthase produces the protein MSDIAKLQIGDNSYEFPLVKGTENEVAIDIKKLRVVTNGIITIDPGFKNTGSCESAITFLDGEKGILRYRGYPIEELAEKADFLEVSYALIFGNLPTKQELDKFHADIKEHSLVDDDVRKILEAFPKAAHPMGVLASLTSALTAFNPSSVNTASKEDMYHAIVRILAKFPVLVGWTMRKSKGLHLNYGKKSLGYVENILYLMFKQPNEEYVMNPIIKDALDKLLILHGDHEQNCSTSTVRIAGSSHVGLFASLSTGISALWGPLHGGANQAVLEMLEAIQADGGDTKKYMAKAKDKNDPFRLMGFGHRVYKNFDPRAKIIKKAADEVLNDLGVDDPILKIAKGLEQEALNEPYFVERKLYPNVDFYSGIIYRAMGIPTDMFTVMFALGRLPGWIAQWREMRLNKEPIGRPRQIYIGETERHFVELDKR
- a CDS encoding dimethylarginine dimethylaminohydrolase family protein, coding for MLQLNIQNETSKLRSVILGTAKSNGPVPRVEDCYDPKSIQHVLAGTYPKEEDMILEMEAVAKVFEKYNVQVFRPTIIQNYNQIFSRDIAFVIEDKLIKANILPDREEEYLAIKHVLDQIKEENIIHLPEECHVEGGDVMPWNDYIFVGTYSGEDYADYITARTNTDAVIALQELFPDKIVKSFELRKSNTDPKENALHLDCCFQPIGKNKAILHKNGFLIEREYEWLLNYFGKENVFEISKEEMYSMNSNVFSISEKVVISEQNFTRLNTWLRNNDFIVEEVSYTEIAKQEGLLRCSTLPLIRD
- the ctlX gene encoding citrulline utilization hydrolase CtlX, translating into MQQTTNSILMIRPINFRMNEQTAVNNYYQKSLKDLLPATINSKAQKEFDTFVEKLRSFGVEVIVVSDNKEFDTPDSIFPNNWVSFHDDATAAIYPMFAENRRLERREDVFLELEKKGFLIENIVDYTAAEEEQVFLEGTGSMSLDRENKKAYCALSPRADEDLFIEFCEDFEYTPVIFTSYQTVENRREAIYHTNVMMCITETFAVICLSSIDDKSERKNVLKNLKEDKKLVIDITEEQVANFAGNMLQVKGANDELFLVMSQAAHDCLTQSQKSQINRYCKIISSSLATIEACGGGSARCMMAEVFLPRN
- a CDS encoding PrsW family intramembrane metalloprotease is translated as MHLLFLAVAPVMVIILYIYFKDKFEKEPIHFLFKNFLLGAFVSVLITFVLSIITGFLFDLTNDNSILNQFIKAFIVVALVEEFSKYIIVRYYAQPNKEFNEPFDGIVYAVMVSMGFAALENVLFVYKHGIETGITRAFTAVPAHATFAILLGYYMGKAKFSKNKRKLNLIGLLVAIIFHGAYDFFLFINFIPGTVIGALSSLLVGIVLSRKAIKIHQKNSNFNV
- a CDS encoding T9SS type A sorting domain-containing protein; amino-acid sequence: MKIKTPYLFLLIFLNSFLIQSQITEFKEKFEIPAVAKETSGLLFLNGKIITHNDSGDNAYLYELDSLTGVLNRRITITNATNVDWEDLADDETYIYISDSGNNKGTRTDLKIYRVLKSDLKKSNTVSAETISFSYEDQTSFDGSDTHNFDAEALVVYENNFLIFTKNRGDLKTNVYKFPITLGNHTAVKVSSANIVGLITGATVQNSNFLLCGINANAIPFLVHISANRSPGDDIFKSGFSKYTLTNELGVGNQVEGITSFDYGRFYISREAVNEDIISLKQKLFEFRDYRSLLLSIEKNTLENLNIYPNPTSGNITIRSEKEIQTISIYNTLGKKIKEFNANQKEINISNFSKGIYLLKIKFDDKKNVIRKIIKH